A genomic window from Macaca thibetana thibetana isolate TM-01 chromosome 16, ASM2454274v1, whole genome shotgun sequence includes:
- the PDK2 gene encoding pyruvate dehydrogenase kinase, isozyme 2 isoform X3, with translation MKEINLLPDRVLSTPSVQLVQSWYVQSLLDIMEFLDKDPEDHRTLSQFTDALVTIRNRHNDVVPTMAQGVLEYKDTYGDDPVSNQNIQYFLDRFYLSRISIRMLINQHTLIFDGSTNPAHPKHIGSIDPNCNVSEVVKDAYDMAKLLCDKYYMASPDLEIQEINAANSKQPIHMVYVPSHLYHMLFELFKNAMRATVESHESSLILPPIKVMVALGEEDLSIKMSDRGGGVPLRKIERLFSYMYSTAPTPQPGTGGTPLAGFGYGLPISRLYAKYFQGDLQLFSMEGFGTDAVIYLKALSTDSVERLPVYNKSAWRHYQTIQEAGDWCVPSTEPKNTSTYRVS, from the exons GTATGTCCAGAGCCTCCTGGACATAATGGAGTTCCTGGACAAGGACCCCGAGGACCATCGCACCCTGAGCCA GTTCACTGATGCCCTGGTCACCATCCGGAACCGGCACAACGACGTGGTGCCCACCATGGCACAAGGCGTGCTTGAGTACAAGGACACCTATGGTGATGACCCCGTCTCCAACCAGAACATCCAGTACTTCCTGGACCGCTTCTACCTCAGCCGCATCTCCATCCGCATGCTCATCAACCAGCACA CCCTCATCTTTGACGGCAGCACCAACCCAGCCCATCCCAAACACATTGGCAGCATTGACCCCAACTGCAACGTCTCTGAGGTGGTCAAAG ACGCCTACGACATGGCTAAGCTCCTGTGTGACAAGTATTACATGGCCTCGCCTGACCTGGAGATCCAGGAGATCAATG CAGCCAACTCCAAACAGCCGATTCACATGGTCTACGTCCCCTCCCACCTCTACCACATGCTCTTTGAGCTCTTCAAG AATGCCATGCGGGCGACTGTGGAAAGCCATGAGTCCAGCCTCATTCTGCCACCCATCAAGGTCATGGTGGCCTTGGGTGAGGAAGATCTGTCCATCAAG ATGAGTGACCGAGGTGGGGGTGTTCCCCTGAGGAAGATTGAGCGACTCTTCAGCTACATGTACTCCACAGCACCCACCCCCCAGCCTGGCACCGGGGGGACGCCGTTG GCTGGTTTTGGTTACGGGCTCCCCATTTCCCGCCTCTACGCCAAGTACTTCCAGGGAGACCTGCAGCTCTTCTCCATGGAAGGCTTTGGGACCGACGCTGTCATCTATCTCAAG GCCCTGTCCACGGACTCGGTGGAGCGCCTGCCTGTCTACAACAAGTCAGCCTGGCGCCACTACCAGACCATCCAGGAGGCCGGCGACTGGTGTGTGCCCAGCACGGAGCCCAAGAACACGTCCACGTACCGCGTCAGCTAA